The Humulus lupulus chromosome 4, drHumLupu1.1, whole genome shotgun sequence genome has a window encoding:
- the LOC133831844 gene encoding uncharacterized protein LOC133831844, giving the protein MSVDNLLPLFVTKVKKNVNLEPTPPSVTTRSVVRTFVLETDQGVGLNEQLPNNIDDHRADIAFDHLDEFDGPYYNDDPVVDLDEDDDVELEVDGAVQVPPLRLELTPSNQAERQRRPPRSKNHQTPRTSSSRPGPSISTPASEFEVCTIFKPLLWTREDIEENHVYTTSLSGTPSGEIHLGKLYTNKEEFKNVVGRYVLKKNFEWMVRKSGTDVLYVTCKDQNCKWRLRGRKKAHCDMFEVTVFHNEHTCNLDSRNSDHRQAAPWVIGHIIKEKYTSDGTKYMEKDIQRDMFKDYGIKISYEKAWRCREKALTYVRGTPAESYTKLYGYLYMLEQKNPCTITDIVREDDRFKYCFWSLDACRRGFKFCRPVISIDGTFLKTKYGGTMLLAVAYDANNQLFPMAFAIVDSENHDSWKYFLQKLREAIGEVENLVFVSDRHQSIEHAVEVVFPEACHCFCFKHITMNVTFKFKTDVCNTEIWLAAYAWSKTECDRHFEVLKRMDPPIATYVEQIGLEKWARPYFPGDRYNIMTSNAAESFNNVTEEFRKYPITTLVEFTKFTLQNWFVDRLENASKCTTPLATTFEKDLKAQHEDGRFRTVYHNGAQLFNVGTGPEG; this is encoded by the coding sequence ATGAGTGTGGACAACTTGCTGCCACTATTTGTGACTAAGGTGAAGAAGAATGTGAATTTGGAGCCTACTCCCCCATCTGTAACCACTCGAAGTGTGGTAAGGACCTTTGTCCTAGAAACTGATCAGGGGGTTGGTTTGAATGAGCAACTACCTAATAATATAGATGACCACAGAGCCGATATCGCATTTGATCATTTAGATGAGTTCGATGGTCCCTATTACAACGATGATCCTGTGGTAGATttggatgaggatgatgatgtgGAGCTGGAAGTTGATGGAGCTGTACAGGTACCTCCCTTGAGATTGGAACTAACTCCAAGCAACCAAGCAGAGCGACAAAGAAGACCCCCCCGTAGTAAGAATCACCAAACACCAAGAACTAGTAGCAGTCGGCCAGGTCCTTCCATTAGTACTCCTGCTTCTGAATTTGAAGTTTGTACCATATTCAAACCTCTTTTGTGGACTAGGGAAGACATAGAGGAAAATCATGTCTATACGACATCTCTTAGTGGTACGCCTTCAGGGGAGATACATCTTGGCAAGTTGTACACAAACAAGGAAGAATTTAAGAATGTAGTGGGAAGGTATGTACTGAAAAAGAATTTTGAGTGGATGGTGAGGAAGTCTGGCACTGATGTGTTGTACGTTACTTGCAAGGATCAAAATTGTAAATGGAGATTAAGGGGGAGGAAGAAGGCACATTGTGACATGTTCGAGGTTACTGTGTTCCACAACGAACACACATGTAACTTGGATTCTAGAAATTCTGATCACCGTCAAGCAGCACCGTGGGTTATTGGCCACATTATTAAGGAAAAGTACACATCAGATGGAACTAAGTACATGGAAAAAGACATACAGAGGGATATGTTTAAGGATTATGGCATCAAGATTagttatgagaaggcttggaggtgcagagagaaggcacttacgTATGTGAGGGGTACGCCAGCAGAATCTTATACAAAGTTATATGGTTACTTGTACATGCTGGAACAGAAGAATCCATGTACTATTACTGACATTGTGAGAGAGGACGACCGGTTCAAGTACTGTTTTTGGTCACTAGATGCTTGTAGGAGGGGATTTAAGTTTTGTCGTCCTGTGATTAGTATTGACGGAACATTCTTGAAGACAAAGTATGGGGGCACAATGTTACTTGCTGTTGCGTACGATGCAAACAACCAATTGTTTCCGATGGCCTTTGCAATTGTCGACAGTgagaaccacgactcttggaAGTATTTCTTGCAGAAGTTAAGGGAAGCCATTGGGGAGGTTGAAAACCTTGTGTTCGTATCGGATAGGCATCAAAGCATTGAACATGCTGTCGAGGTTGTTTTCCCCGAAGCATGCCATTGTTTTTGCTTTAAACATATTACTATGAATGTCACGTTCAAGTTCAAGACTGATGTATGTAACACGGAAATATGGCTAGCAGCCTACGCATGGTCGAAGACTGAATGTGATAGACATTTTGAGGTGCTCAAACGGATGGATCCTCCCATTGCTACATACGTCGAGCAAATAGGGCTTGAAAAGTGGGCTCGCCCTTATTTTCCAGGCGATCGGTACAACATAATGACAAGCAACGCcgctgaaagcttcaacaacgTGACAGAAGAATTCAGGAAATATCCAATAACTACTTTGGTTGAATTCACCAAGTTCACACTGCAAAATTGGTTTGTTGATCGTCTTGAAAATGCAAGTAAGTGCACTACCCCTTTGGCAACTACTTTTGAGAAGGATTTAAAAGCACAACATGAAGATGGTAGGTTCAGGACTGTCTATCATAATGGTGCGCAATTATTTAACGTTGGTACGGGTCCTGAAGGTTAG
- the LOC133831845 gene encoding receptor like protein 27-like, translating to MRENKFHGVIGKPEYTKGEFPRLQIIDVSHNYFTGALPSQYMLLWDAMKAFKKVSNLKYMNVWENVTFNALGIVSGATLYNYSTTFVMKSVATSYGKIPANLAVIDLSSNNFSGQIPESIGSLKALYSLNLSNNALTGHIPPSLGTLTELESLDLSQNQLSGKIPQQLAELIFLQKFDVSYNNLTSPIPQQNQFHTFENTSFEGNQGLCGDPLSKKCENWLLPPSSALNKDADSNFAIELD from the coding sequence atgagGGAGAACAAATTTCATGGAGTCATAGGGAAACCTGAATACACTAAGGGTGAGTTTCCAAGGCTACAAATTATTGATGTGTCTCACAATTATTTCACAGGAGCATTGCCTTCTCAATATATGCTCTTATGGGATGCTATGAAAGCTTTTAAAAAGGTGAGCAATTTGAAATACATGAACGTATGGGAAAATGTCACCTTTAACGCACTTGGTATTGTTAGTGGAGCCACTTTGTATAATTATTCAACAACATTTGTGATGAAAAGTGTGGCAACAAGCTATGGGAAAATCCCAGCAAATCTAGCAGTCATTGACCTATCGAGCAACAATTTCAGTGGTCAGATTCCTGAGTCCATTGGAAGCCTCAAGGCTCTCTACTCACTCAACCTTTCAAACAATGCGCTCACAGGTCACATTCCACCATCGTTGGGGACATTAACAGAACTGGAATCATTAGACCTTTCTCAAAACCAACTGTCGGGAAAGATTCCTCAGCAACTAGCAGAGCTAATATTCCTCCAAAAGTTTGATGTCTCTTATAACAATCTCACAAGTCCTATACCACAGCAGAACCAGTTCCACACGTTCGAGAATACCTCATTTGAGGGTAATCAAGGACTGTGTGGAGATCCATTGTCGAAGAAATGTGAGAACTGGCTGCTCCCACCATCATCTGCTTTAAATAAAGATGCTGATTCTAATTTTGCCATTGAACTAGACTGA
- the LOC133831846 gene encoding uncharacterized protein LOC133831846: MLVHNFYNGLCGTTHTLIDAAAGGVFMRKSASEAYDLLEEMAMNNQQWPSERSSSRKVAGMYEVDAISKLNAQVEALTKQLQGNVITAPVQQAHTLCEICGGPHAYEQCQYADVNNMPMEQAQAIGNFPRQSNNNPYSNSFNQGWRNHPNFSWKNDQQGQSSSQQQSFQQQPQGFFQPRFRQQQQPQPTTHHQQQQNSGGNSNVQSDVLNQFMAETRSSIRNLETQMGQLATLMANHAQGNLPSTTEVNPKENCKAITLRSGTNYEGPSEKQPVEEVGQDQQAQAPTQEEKKHSEKKATEGISVKEVSPPISIEHHIKIPYPQRLRKNNMDKQFTKFLEVFKKLHINIPFVEALEKMSSYVKFMKDILSKKRKMEDF, translated from the coding sequence ATGCTAGTCCATAACTTTTATAATGGGTTGTGTGGTACTACTCACACACTCATTGATGCAGCAGCTGGTGGTGTGTTTATGAGAAAAAGCGCCAGTGAGGCGTATGACTTGTTGGAagaaatggccatgaataatCAGCAGTGGCCAAGTGAAAGAAGTTCTTCAAGGAAGGTGGCCGGTATGTATGAAGTGGATGCAATTTCAAAATTGAACGCTCAAGTTGAGGCCTTGACTAAGCAATTGCAAGGCAATGTAATAACAGCTCCAGTGCAACAGGCCCATACTTTGTGTGAAATATGTGGGGGCCCTCATGCCTATGAACAGTGTCAGTATGCTGATGTAAACAACATGCCTATGGAGCAGGCTCAGGCTATTGGGAATTTTCCTCGACAGAGCAACAATAACCCTTACTCCAATTCCTTTAATCAAGGGTGGAGGAATCATCCCAACTTCTCTTGGAAGAATGATCAGCAAGGCCAATCTTCAAGCCAACAACAGTCATTCCAACAACAGCCACAGGGGTTCTTTCAGCCAAGATTTAGACAACAGCAACAACCCCAACCGACCACTCATCATCAGCAGCAACAAAATTCTGGTGGAAATTCTAATGTTCAGTCAGATGTGTTAAACCAATTCATGGCTGAAACTCGGTCTTCTATTAGAAATTTGGAGACCCAAATGGGACAATTGGCTACTCTCATGGCTAATCATGCCCAAGGTAACTTGCCTAGCACCACTGAAGTCAATCCGAAAGAGAATTGCAAGGCAATCACGTTGAGAAGTGGGACGAATTATGAGGGACCAAGTGAGAAGCAGCCAGTTGAAGAAGTGGGTCAGGATCAACAGGCACAGGCACCGACACAAGAGGAAAAGAAGCACAGTGAGAAAAAGGCTACTGAGGGCATATCAGTAAAAGAGGTTTCCCCACCAATCAGTATTGAGCATCACATAAAGATTCCCTACCCCCAAAGGCTCCGTAAGAACAACATGGACAAGCAGTTTACTAAATTCCTGGAAGTATTCAAGAAACTGCACATCAACATTCCATTTGTGGAGGCCTTAGAGAAAATGTCGAGCTATGTCAAGTTCATGAAGGACATCttgtccaagaagaggaagatggagGACTTTTAA